From a region of the Paenibacillus segetis genome:
- a CDS encoding alpha/beta hydrolase, with product MSIYPQIEGTITEIFCNERSITLYFPKEYHDQSDRLFPILLVHDGAELFQDALIEIEENVSEGVAAPVVLAGVSSTVRNDEYTPWPHPALADHFPAFAGEGASYLDAIENEIIPCIQSLYRISLDPWDRAIGGASLGGLISLYAMYKKSHLFKKYMLLSSSLWYEGFIEFMSSEPLDPALQAYMYIGEKEGITKQNIQRNMVANNKLGYQILSDKLHSLSKQLCFETDPEGVHDDPYFIKYFIRGLAILFPGAK from the coding sequence ATGTCAATTTACCCGCAAATAGAAGGAACAATTACGGAAATATTCTGTAACGAGCGGTCCATAACCCTCTACTTCCCTAAGGAATATCATGATCAATCGGATCGACTGTTTCCTATCCTCTTGGTACACGATGGTGCTGAATTATTTCAGGATGCTCTAATAGAAATCGAAGAGAATGTAAGCGAAGGAGTTGCAGCCCCAGTTGTCTTAGCAGGGGTATCCTCTACCGTGCGTAATGATGAATATACACCGTGGCCGCACCCGGCTCTAGCAGATCATTTTCCCGCTTTTGCTGGAGAAGGTGCATCGTACTTGGATGCCATAGAAAACGAAATTATTCCTTGTATTCAAAGTCTGTACCGAATATCGTTAGATCCTTGGGACCGAGCAATAGGAGGCGCTTCATTAGGGGGACTTATCTCGTTATATGCGATGTATAAGAAAAGCCACCTATTCAAAAAATATATGCTTTTATCTAGTTCACTTTGGTATGAAGGTTTTATAGAATTTATGTCGTCAGAGCCGTTAGATCCTGCTTTACAGGCTTATATGTACATCGGTGAAAAGGAAGGCATAACCAAACAAAATATACAAAGGAACATGGTGGCCAATAACAAATTAGGTTATCAGATTCTAAGTGATAAGCTTCATTCACTGTCCAAGCAACTCTGCTTCGAGACTGATCCTGAAGGTGTTCACGATGATCCTTATTTTATTAAGTATTTTATCCGTGGACTAGCTATTTTGTTTCCTGGTGCTAAGTAA
- a CDS encoding FecCD family ABC transporter permease encodes MSTKKTNWIPITMLVISPFFILLAIVISVLYGTKDISALTAWQAITEFDPNNVDHNIIAGSRIPRVVAALLVGAFLAVAGAIMQGITRNYLASPSIMGVNDGSAFVITLAIVFFPGLSNYQMIILSMVGSALGAGLVFGFGSVIRNGLSPVRLAIIGTVIGTFLSSIASAIALFNQVSQTVSIWYNAKLHAVDVDMLRVAIPFGIIGLLLALFTSKSVTVASLGEDIAIGLGQRTKWVKALSILAVVFLTGTSVALVGKIAFVGLVIPHIVRFIVGVDYRYIIPCSAVVGSIFLAFCDIISRFINYPFETPIGIVTAVIGVPFFLYLIRTKGGEKSA; translated from the coding sequence ATGAGTACGAAGAAAACGAATTGGATACCAATTACGATGTTGGTTATCTCCCCATTCTTCATACTCCTCGCCATCGTAATATCAGTTCTATATGGGACAAAGGATATATCTGCACTCACTGCATGGCAAGCGATTACTGAGTTCGATCCCAATAATGTTGATCATAATATTATTGCAGGTTCTCGAATTCCTCGCGTAGTCGCTGCTCTACTGGTGGGTGCTTTTTTAGCGGTGGCAGGGGCGATCATGCAAGGGATTACAAGAAATTACTTAGCTTCTCCTTCCATTATGGGAGTAAATGACGGATCTGCGTTTGTCATTACATTGGCTATCGTCTTTTTTCCTGGCTTGTCTAACTACCAAATGATCATCTTATCTATGGTAGGTTCGGCTCTTGGAGCGGGCTTAGTATTTGGTTTCGGTTCGGTTATTAGAAATGGATTATCTCCAGTTAGGCTGGCGATTATCGGTACTGTTATTGGTACTTTCCTAAGCAGTATCGCTTCAGCAATTGCATTGTTTAATCAAGTTTCGCAAACGGTTAGCATTTGGTACAATGCCAAACTTCATGCTGTTGATGTTGATATGTTAAGGGTTGCAATTCCTTTTGGGATCATCGGATTATTACTGGCACTATTCACCTCCAAATCGGTAACCGTCGCTTCACTTGGAGAAGATATAGCGATTGGACTAGGACAAAGAACCAAATGGGTTAAGGCGCTAAGCATATTAGCAGTCGTATTCTTGACGGGCACATCGGTAGCTCTAGTGGGGAAAATCGCATTTGTTGGCCTTGTGATTCCGCATATTGTCAGATTTATAGTTGGAGTAGATTATCGTTATATTATTCCATGTTCAGCGGTAGTCGGATCTATATTTCTTGCCTTTTGTGATATTATTAGTCGCTTCATCAATTATCCGTTCGAAACGCCAATCGGAATTGTCACAGCAGTCATTGGTGTACCCTTCTTTCTCTATCTAATTCGTACTAAAGGAGGGGAGAAGAGTGCTTAG
- a CDS encoding ABC transporter substrate-binding protein produces the protein MKRLFIAGTTVLLAMSLAACGSDNKNEANVAPTEPATVAVDTSSTEATSSEQTITYLGKDYTLPAQVNNIVAASLESMEDAAILGIKPVGVLSIANAIPTYLEKELAGATLIGDKFAPNNEAILGLNPDVILGSSKFGDEVVSALNKIQTMIPYSHISTNWKDNLNLLAQLTGKESQASTIIADYDAKAAEAKLKISETLKDKKIIVVRIREGSMCVYPATVYLNPILYDDLGVTIPDVIAKTEAQAELSLEGLAEVNPDYIFLQFETSENTDAPKALEKLLDNAIFKSTEAAKNNHVFVNAIDPLAQGGTAWSKVKFLDVAIENLLK, from the coding sequence ATGAAAAGACTATTTATTGCAGGCACGACTGTATTACTAGCAATGAGCCTTGCAGCTTGTGGAAGTGATAACAAGAATGAAGCGAATGTTGCCCCGACTGAACCAGCAACAGTAGCTGTGGACACATCATCAACAGAAGCAACATCTTCTGAACAAACAATAACTTACCTGGGTAAAGACTATACTCTACCTGCACAAGTGAACAATATTGTTGCAGCAAGTCTGGAATCTATGGAAGATGCTGCGATTCTGGGAATTAAACCGGTTGGAGTATTGTCTATCGCTAATGCTATCCCTACATATCTTGAAAAAGAACTTGCCGGCGCTACTCTAATAGGTGATAAATTCGCACCTAATAATGAAGCTATTTTGGGATTAAATCCGGATGTTATATTGGGAAGTTCGAAATTTGGTGATGAGGTAGTAAGTGCTTTGAACAAAATACAAACCATGATTCCTTACTCTCATATTTCTACGAATTGGAAAGATAATCTTAACCTTCTTGCCCAATTAACCGGTAAAGAATCTCAAGCATCTACCATTATTGCCGATTACGATGCGAAAGCTGCTGAGGCAAAGCTTAAAATTAGCGAAACCTTAAAGGATAAGAAAATTATTGTGGTTCGTATTCGTGAGGGCTCCATGTGCGTGTATCCTGCAACCGTGTATTTGAACCCTATTCTTTATGACGATTTAGGCGTAACTATTCCAGATGTCATAGCAAAAACGGAAGCACAAGCCGAGCTTTCACTAGAAGGACTAGCCGAAGTAAATCCGGATTATATCTTCCTTCAGTTCGAAACGTCTGAGAATACGGATGCACCAAAGGCTCTTGAAAAGTTGCTAGATAATGCTATCTTCAAAAGTACGGAAGCAGCTAAAAATAATCATGTATTCGTAAACGCTATTGATCCACTTGCACAAGGTGGAACAGCTTGGTCTAAGGTTAAGTTCCTTGATGTAGCGATTGAAAACTTATTGAAATAA